The genomic segment ACAGCAGGAAACTCAACAGATGGTAGCTGGTACAATTAGGATGTGCCCTATCTTTCTGACACATAATCAATTTGATTTGGATGATCAAACTGCTTATGTTATACAATCAGTGCAGAAATAAGGGGTATTATTTCCCTTATGTCTACCAAAGTCATATCTTGTCACGTAGcatattatataaaacatttttaaacaatactGAAATTTCTGTGTTTAGTAAGGCAGCTATCGAcctgctgctgtattttgacattttacaaattgTCCTCCTTTCGTCATCCAGTGTGCTGTTTACCAAGAACAGTAAACTACTGGTGCAGCTCATGCAAGATGGAAATTAATGGTTTTCAATTTGGTTagaatgtaatgtttttatttaataatgaaTTCAACTTGCATAATAACAATTCAGGATGAGAGTTTTATGTTGTGAACAAATAAGTTAGAAATTAGAAGCAGGAAAGAGAATAAAAGGAGGTACTCAGTGATTCACCAGTTAGCCACTGTCACTACTGTCACTGTTCAGGAAGGGAATCATTGAAAAATAATTCCGTCAACATATAATTGCACCTCTTCATGAAATACAATTCATTTTTCTCCAAGCTTTGCCAACAAGAGCTCTAGCTGgagaaaacatgacatttaaaaaatgtcttccCTCTTATTCAACTGAAGCACTAAAATAATAAGTAGTGTTGAAAAAGTGGCTTGGATTATGCAATTCACAAATTCAGTAGTTGTGGAGCCATGTTTGGACATACCTTCTTAGGAACACTTCTAATCTCTAGACACCATGTGAACAGGTACAGCAGAGAAACGTTCTGAGGGATGTAGGATGGCACCTTGGCGCCTATAACCGGGGAGGAAAGAACATTTCAGAATGATCAGAAGAGGGAATGTCACAAACATAAATGCAAACATGAACATGCAGTGTGCCATCAATATACACGGGATATGGTGTTGTAATATATTATAAGTTAGGTGCTTGTTAAAATAATTTGACAGCTgcatttacctttttttttggtgtcCTTGCGTAAAGAAACATGGACGCAATGATTCCTCTGATCCTGAAGGCCCAATCTATGGAGCAAGTCCTCCACCTCAGAGGCCCTGTTTGGGCAGACGACATCAAACGAATCCCCTGGCTGATAGGTCATCATTGGGTAGGCCTTAGGATGAAAAACAAGCATCTAAAATTCAAACTGCAATCTAACTCCATCTGAAAAGATGCTCCAGGtttagaaaaatgcaaaaacagaacattatatTGTCAAGCTTACAGAGATGTCCATTTCTAGGAGAAGGGCCGTCTTGACTGAATCTCCTCTGGTCAGCTGAGCTGCCTTGGATATGGGTACCTCATGAAGAGTCTCTTTGTTTGACGGCCCtgtaatctgaaaaaaaaaacatttcttataCAGTAAATGCGGGCAAAATGGCAAAGAAATAATTCAACTTGTATAATGCaatctttaaagaggagaaaaaagtgaaatgtggGGCAGATATTGGTTTTATCAACAACATCATTCCTCACCTCTCCCATAGTGTCTACTTCCTGAAGAGAGACATCGAGGTAGGGAGGAGGCAAAGCAGGGACATTGAGAGATGACTCAGACAGCGGGGGCAAGGAGCATGTCAGTGAAGCTGCCAATGCAACATGGTGAACTCCAGCACCCCCAGTCTGTGTCTCCGGTGCTGATGTAGAAACACTGGCAACACCACCAGAGTGGGATGCCAACCCAGGCCTCCCTGCAGAAGATGCTGGCCTGACATCAGAAACGGCCGTCTGTGTAGCAGAAGCTGAAGATGAAGCACCAGATGCAAATTTGGAATCAGATTCCACAGATGCTCCGACTGACTTGCCGTTCTGGTGGTCAGTGAGGCTTAGGAGGTCTAGTTGGACAACTGGTATGGATGAATCAGGAGTTTCCTCTGTTAAATCCCCCGCATCCCCTTTAACGTGAACAGCCCGATCAGAGGCCATTTTTGATAGGGCTCCTTTGATTGCTTTCCACAGTCCTTCAATCCAGGGGTCCAAAACCACCTCCAGTCTAGAGAGAACAGCATCCATAAGATGATAAAGTGACAGcaaggtaataaaaacaaaaaaaagttagatGCTTATACTTAACTTCTCTGCATAACTTACCCTACACCATCATCTGCATATCCCGTCGCATAGAACTGTTTGGCTCCAAGTTCCTGTAGACGACGCTCAATTGTCTTCCCACAGTTGCAGAAATTTGCATAATTTGTGTCTCCTAAAGCTGGAGCAGACAGATGAAAACAGATGAAGATTTCTCAAGCCAGCCACTGTTTAGAAAGTAAACAATGTGCAGAGCTCTGCATTGGAATGATTTACATAAATATGCTTTGCAAATGGAGCTCCCTAGATTGACAGATGAACAGCCAAACCAGCTACCTCAGACCCCCATAATGGAATTTACCTAAAAGCGCATAGCAAAGGTGTTTATAGTGGTCAGTGGAGAGGGTCTTCTTCTTGATGTGCTTCACAAATTGAAGTGCATTGTCTGGCGGTTCCCCATCTCCAGTAGTAGACACAATAAAGATCACTGGGGCATTCTCCTTCTCCAGATTGTACTGGAACCAGTTATATGATTAATAAGTGACTGGTGTTTCCACAAAAAagagcacatacagtaaatgtccAGAGAATCATCAGGAAAACTCACTTTTATTAAGATGCTACTGATgtgtttagggctgcaactaataattattttcttgatcgatcgatt from the Thunnus albacares chromosome 21, fThuAlb1.1, whole genome shotgun sequence genome contains:
- the mtrr gene encoding methionine synthase reductase isoform X2, producing the protein MPCEVKPRFVVLYGSQKGQAQSIAEGIAEEAEEHGLVAELSCLNQNENYNLEKENAPVIFIVSTTGDGEPPDNALQFVKHIKKKTLSTDHYKHLCYALLALGDTNYANFCNCGKTIERRLQELGAKQFYATGYADDGVGLEVVLDPWIEGLWKAIKGALSKMASDRAVHVKGDAGDLTEETPDSSIPVVQLDLLSLTDHQNGKSVGASVESDSKFASGASSSASATQTAVSDVRPASSAGRPGLASHSGGVASVSTSAPETQTGGAGVHHVALAASLTCSLPPLSESSLNVPALPPPYLDVSLQEVDTMGEITGPSNKETLHEVPISKAAQLTRGDSVKTALLLEMDISAYPMMTYQPGDSFDVVCPNRASEVEDLLHRLGLQDQRNHCVHVSLRKDTKKKGAKVPSYIPQNVSLLYLFTWCLEIRSVPKKAFLRALVENTRDSVQKRRLQELCSKQGAEDYNLYVRDQSLSILELLAAFPSCSPPLSLLIEHLPKLQPRPYSAASSCLRHPGKLHFVFNVVEFPACHGRPAGRQGLCTGWLFDLINPVLVFPGKAESSSSPALPKIHVSLRPNCSFRAPTDPSVPFIMVGPGTGVAPFIGFLQQRENERQENPEAVYGETWLFFGCRHRDRDYLFREELEGFVSSGTLSHLKVCFSRDNCEEEAEKATASAGRARYVQHNLLLNSQQITNILLKQNGCLYVCGDAKNMAKDVNDTLIEMIKTELQVDQLEAMKTLAGLREEKRYLQDIWG